A single Penaeus vannamei isolate JL-2024 chromosome 22, ASM4276789v1, whole genome shotgun sequence DNA region contains:
- the LOC113802139 gene encoding uncharacterized protein: MKLLILTTLVAAVTAAPQGYGLPVPSGPRLSSCLDGEVLHVDGSCVVPDVTRHVYVFAAPPQPPSIHPPPELPPPKIDYNVVFIRSPEKPPRPDPIVIPPASQKSVVYVLNKKSEEGHQVIEVPAPPPKTPEVYFVNYGPGENPTLPGGVDLDSALSGAVHSSGQLVGGAGGGFGGAGFGGEAALGAGFGGAGFGGAGFGGAGFGGEAALGAGAGGAGFGGAGFGGAGFGGGAGGAGFRDDAALGVGAGGAGFGGAGFGGDGGAQFGGGAALGAGAGGAGFGGGAGAGPVGVPLAAAGGPGFGAGAGGPGFGAGAGGPGFGAGAGGPGFGAGAGGPGFGAGAGGPGFGAGAGGPGFGAGGAGPAGAGGPGFGAGAGGPGFGAGAGGPGFGAGGAGPAGAGGPGFGAGAGGPGFGAGAGGPGFEAGAAGPGFGAGAGGPGFGAGAGGPGFGAGGAGPAGAGGPGFGAGAGGPGFGAGAGGPDFGAGGAGPAGAGGPGFGAGAGGPGFGAGAGGPGFGAGGAGPAGAGGPGFGAGAGGPGFGAGGAGPAGAGGPGFGAGAGGPGFGAGAGVPGFGAGAGGPGFGAGAGGPGFGASAGGPGFGAGAGGAGPTGAGGPGLGAGAAGPGFGAGAGGPGFGVAAGGPGGAGVPLTAAVGGSPGFGGGAGAGGPGFGAGAGGPGFAAGAGAGGPGFAAGAGAGGPGFAAGAGAGGPGFAAGAGAGGPGFAAGAGAGGPGFAAGGTSFGGDIRGAGRGFAVGFGNDFLGSAEDEGLSFERSGGFGLGSHEDLDSNEAFHS; the protein is encoded by the coding sequence ATCCTGACGACGTTAGTGGCGGCTGTGACGGCCGCCCCGCAGGGCTACGGCCTCCCCGTGCCCTCCGGCCCTAGACTGAGCAGCTGCCTTGACGGCGAGGTCCTTCACGTCGACGGCTCCTGCGTTGTCCCTGATGTGACCCGCCACGTGTATGTGTTCGCCGCGCCGCCCCAGCCCCCGTCAATCCATCCCCCGCCCGAGCTGCCCCCGCCCAAGATCGACTACAACGTGGTGTTCATCCGCTCCCCCGAGAAGCCCCCGAGGCCCGACCCCATCGTCATCCCCCCCGCCAGCCAGAAGAGCGTCGTGTACGTCCTCAACAAGAAGTCCGAGGAAGGCCATCAGGTGATCGAGGTCCCTGCGCCGCCGCCCAAGACCCCCGAGGTGTACTTCGTCAACTACGGACCCGGTGAGAACCCGACTCTCCCTGGGGGCGTCGACCTGGACTCTGCCCTTAGCGGTGCCGTCCATTCGAGCGGACAGCTggtcggcggcgcgggcggcggcttCGGAGGTGCCGGATTTGGAGGTGAAGCAGCCCTTGGAGCCGGATTCGGAGGCGCCGGATTTGGAGGAGCCGGATTTGGAGGCGCCGGCTTTGGAGGTGAAGCAGCTCTTGGAGCCGGAGCTGGAGGAGCCGGATTTGGAGGCGCCGGATTTGGAGGAGCCGGATTCGGAGGTGGCGCTGGAGGAGCCGGCTTTAGAGATGATGCAGCCCTTGGAGTCGGAGCTGGAGGAGCCGGATTCGGAGGCGCCGGAtttggaggtgatggtggagccCAATTTGGAGGTGGAGCAGCACTTGGAGCCGGAGCTGGAGGCGCCGGATTCGGAGGTGGCGCTGGAGCTGGTCCTGTAGGTGTACCTCTTGCTGCAGCTGGCGGTCCTGGCTTCGGAGCTGGCGCCGGAGGTCCTGGCTTTGGAGCTGGCGCCGGAGGTCCTGGCTTTGGAGCTGGCGCCGGAGGTCCTGGCTTTGGAGCTGGCGCCGGAGGTCCTGGCTTCGGAGCTGGCGCCGGAGGTCCTGGCTTCGGGGCTGGCGCCGGAGGTCCTGGCTTTGGTGCCGGAGGTGCTGGCCCAGCTGGCGCCGGAGGTCCTGGTTTTGGAGCTGGCGCCGGAGGTCCTGGCTTCGGAGCTGGCGCAGGAGGTCCTGGCTTCGGTGCCGGAGGTGCTGGCCCAGCTGGTGCCGGAGGCCCTGGCTTCGGAGCTGGCGCCGGAGGTCCTGGTTTCGGAGCTGGCGCCGGAGGTCCTGGCTTCGAAGCTGGCGCCGCAGGTCCTGGCTTCGGAGCTGGCGCCGGAGGTCCTGGCTTCGGAGCTGGCGCCGGAGGTCCTGGCTTTGGTGCCGGAGGTGCTGGCCCAGCTGGCGCTGGAGGTCCTGGCTTCGGAGCTGGCGCCGGTGGGCCTGGCTTCGGAGCTGGCGCCGGAGGTCCTGACTTTGGTGCCGGAGGTGCTGGCCCAGCTGGTGCCGGAGGTCCTGGTTTCGGAGCTGGCGCTGGAGGTCCTGGCTTCGGAGCTGGCGCAGGAGGTCCTGGCTTTGGTGCCGGAGGTGCTGGCCCAGCTGGCGCCGGAGGTCCTGGCTTCGGAGCTGGCGCCGGAGGTCCTGGCTTTGGTGCCGGAGGTGCTGGCCCTGCTGGCGCTGGAGGTCCTGGCTTCGGAGCTGGCGCCGGAGGCCCTGGCTTCGGAGCTGGCGCCGGAGTTCCTGGCTTCGGAGCTGGCGCCGGAGGTCCTGGTTTCGGAGCTGGCGCCGGAGGTCCTGGCTTCGGAGCTAGCGCCGGAGGTCCTGGCTTCGGAGCTGGCGCCGGAGGTGCTGGCCCAACTGGTGCCGGAGGCCCTGGCCTCGGAGCTGGCGCCGCAGGTCCTGGCTTCGGAGCTGGCGCCGGAGGTCCTGGCTTTGGAGTTGCTGCTGGAGGTCCAGGTGGTGCCGGTGTCCCTCTTACTGCTGCAGTAGGAGGAAGTCCCGGCTTCGGAGGTGGCGCAGGAGCTGGTGGTCCTGGATTTGGAGCTGGTGCAGGTGGCCCCGGATTCGCAGCTGGAGCAGGCGCAGGAGGCCCCGGATTCGCAGCTGGAGCAGGCGCAGGAGGCCCCGGATTCGCAGCTGGAGCAGGCGCAGGGGGCCCCGGATTCGCAGCTGGAGCAGGCGCCGGAGGACCCGGATTCGCAGCTGGAGCAGGCGCAGGAGGCCCCGGATTCGCAGCTGGAGGAACTAGTTTCGGAGGCGACATCAGGGGCGCAGGTCGCGGTTTCGCCGTTGGTTTCGGCAATGACTTCCTAGGCAGCGCGGAAGACGAAGGTCTGAGCTTCGAGCGCTCCGGAGGTTTCGGCTTAGGGTCCCACGAAGACCTGGACAGCAACGAAGCCTTTCATTCTTAA